In the genome of Silurus meridionalis isolate SWU-2019-XX chromosome 17, ASM1480568v1, whole genome shotgun sequence, the window TTGATGGCTTTGTGTCGATCTACCCCGAGCTGTGTATCAGTGCACCGGGTGTTTGTGGGAATCAGACGACTCTGAGCGACTCGGAGCCGAGGGTCTCTGGCAGAACGACACCTCTTTACGACCAGGTAATTTAATATTTCAACATTCGTATGTttaagatataatatatatgttataCATGTTATATGactatagtagaaatgacataTAGAGTAAATACAGTGCAAAAAAAGTAGTCAGGCAATATTGagattaaatttttattgtgtAGTTGTGAAACACTTCTAGGTTTATATAGTAATTAAACCTGGTTAggtttttttctaaattgtATAATATTAAAGATTTGTTTGGACAAATCCACAACGAAGTCAAACTCGTCACCGttaaaacattgtgtttttaattaaatataattacgGGACTGGAATTTCATgttgaaaaaatgtattacgTCATAAGACATAACATCCAATCGGATTCCAATATGCAAATGCAGTCAATGTGAAGCAGTAGCTGTGTAGGGCATctgatttgcatattcatatCTTAATTGTATTGTGGGCGtcttatttgcatgtttgttgaATCTTTTTCTTGGTGTCAAATAtgctatttttaataataattttgcgTGTATTTGTAGGGTGGCCCTGTAGAAATCCTGCCCTTTCTGTTCCTGGGCAGTGCACATCACTCATCCCAGAGGGAGCTCCTGCAGCGCTGTGGCATCACGGCCGTCATCAACGTCTCCTCGTCCTGTCCGAACCTGTTCGAGCACGAGCTCAGCTACATGACCCTGAGGGTGGAGGACAGCATGGCAGCGGACATCCGCGTGCTCTTCCCAAAGGCCATCCACTTCATCGGTACACTACAGTTTTTTGATTTTACTTTTCAcgtcctgtttttgtttttgtgcgtTTAAAGAGAACGATATTGAATGTCACCCAACACCACAGTAGCAGCGGTGGTTAGTTAACCTTGTCATTATTTTGCATAACTTTCCATAACACCACGAACTATTATACACTGCCAGTTAACGAACGCTTTAAAGAATCGTACACTTGAAATCCGAACCTAAAATAATAGCtgaataaagaaatgtttttaatcacaTGCTTACTGAACTGAGAAATGCCTTTTTGTAGAATCTGGAGCTCGAACACAAGGCTAGAACCTTGAACAAAAAAAGCACACCTTTATAGCTGCATCAGGATCTGAGAGTTAATAAGTTCCCCGAAGGGTTTCTGCCTTCCTGATTTCATTTCAGTTTTGATTGGTTTGTGCCAGTAAGAGTGATGAAAGTGTACGAAAAACCCTTGTGTGTATACAACGCACTGCAAAACTTTGTATCCCCTTAGAGAATCAGAACAAAAGCTATTGGAAGaaactgattttaatttttttacataatttatgaAAGGCATACATACATAATTTTCACATAATTAATCGTCGCATAATTGTACATCATTTTTACATAATTCGAGAAAGGAATGCGGTGTAGTTAGCACTTGAGCTAAAAAGTTGTGTAGTTGTGGATgtgcaataaaaacagaatcaaAATAGTTTATGGATCCCATAAAAAAATTGTTGGCTTGCGGTTGTTTGTagtaaaatgaaagtaaagttacaaatagaataaataaatatgtaaaatttaataaataagcattttaagttatatattaaatgtagcAGCAAGAAATAGATGGCAGAAAAGTCTGACATTTCAAATTACTGTACATGTAAcaatcattgttattattattattattattattattattattattactgcactGAAATTTATTGCACATAATTTcctaaatattaaaatctataaCAATGTCTATATTGTTTCTATTTCTAGTTCATGGACCAGCTTTTAAACACagtcattatttaattatatttttaaaataaaacaatattcaggatttatttatttatttatttattaatatattttccaGATTCGGTGAAGGAAAGCGGCGGTCGGGTTCTGGTCCACTGCCAGGCCGGCATCTCTCGCTCCGCCACCATCTGCCTGGCGTATCTGATTCACGCCCAGCGCGTACGCCTGGACGAGGCCTTCGAGTTCGTGAAGCGTCGACGACAAGTCATCTCCCCAAACCTGGCTTTCATGGGCCAGCTGCTGCAGTTCGAGACAGACGTCCTCTGTCCTTACACCGTTCTGGACTCGAAGAACAGCACCACGACATTTCAGTACCTCTGCTCAGACAACACGGACCTCTCCTGACCTTTACGGTGCTCCAAAGCCTTGAACTCTTTTTATCTTCACACTGTGACGTGATTTACCTTCACTAGACTCGGCACTATTTTATTCGGTGTATTTATCATATACTgtaaaagtgggaaaaaaacgtCTGAGAGCATTGCATTTCAAAATCAGCACATCATACTGCTGCATACAAGGATGCACCGAATCCTCGATCGTTTGCAAGCGCACTGACCGTGAGTCTGACGTCCTTCCAGGGTTGAGTGACACAATTTTACATCACTACGGTACACCATCAACAAACTTGTATTGACATATTCGAGGAAAATATTACAGATAAAATTCGAAGCAATTTGGAGTTTTGAAGGCGCTCATGATACTTGCGGTACGATGGGAGTTATAAATGTCAAATCGTACGGCGGTATttggaaaaaacaaaataacaatttgGATCTCGAACAAAATTCGAACAAAATTGTTTCACACCCTTGTATCTGAAGGTCGTGCGCCCTCTTGTgacaaaatgagaaatgttgtttatccttttatagtttggcgcattttttccccccagtgaTGGCCAGTCTTTATAAGGGTCTCGGTATATGATCCCGCCGAACTCTATTACTTTCATAAACCATTATAATTTGCTCAACTAGCTGACCTGTAGTTCACCGAGCCTCCATTGTCCCATTAAGATTCCTGACGAAGAGTGACTACAGGCGAAGGCACGAGGGATAAGCTGTGAGGAAAAGGTGTCACATGACCTTCCACCTCCTTCATCCTTCAATCTGAGACATTCTTCATCACGTGAAGATGAAGTCGGACTCAAAGAGTAACCTAAACAACTGTGATCTCAAACTAAAGTGTAGAAAGACAATATCAGTCCTGCGAGACGGCACTGCTGTATATTATAATGTTACTCGGTCAAATGTGTTAATGAAGGATCTGTTTCTTTTCCCAATAATAttgcactttatttataaatatttgatgttTAGATCGTGTTAACGTTGTAGCGTGTAAAACTGCCGGTTCCAGTTGTTCAATTAAACACTTGTGTTCAAATGTACAAATCCACGAGTTGTCTTTTATTATAAACTTGTATATGCAGTATATTTACTCAAGTATTtggatacctgacttttccagccaaatctggttcaaactgttaccacaaagtttgtaAAAGCATAGAATTGTCCCTTCACTTGACCAGGGTTGGAAGCTCTGTGGATAAGGAGGCTTTGGACTTTTTaaccagaaggtcatgagttcaaatcccagctccaccAAACTACCACTGCTCTCAACTGCTTAGTTAGAAAAGccttatttgtaaatataataattgtaaaatccATCTGGAAAAGTTATTTACCAAATCCCATAAATGTAATATGGGATTtgacaaatccagctccatgaagatgtgctctgatctcaaccctactgaagaccttttggatgaatgtgaacgctgatggcaccccaggcctcctcacatcacctacatcaccctccaaaatctagtggaacatcttcagagaAGAGGAGaacttattataagagcaaacagggatgtggaatgggatgttcaaaaagcacaaaccaatcTCATGCTCCAGGGTGCACAAGGGTTTTGGCTTTATAGTGTAAAAACACACTATAACAGAGGAAAGAGGTAACAGATAAAGACCAAAAGAACACTAATGAACCGAAAATTGTAGTGATGAGACCATGTCTGGAGCGGTTCTCTTATCAGATGAGCCTTTCATAAGAAAAGTGCGTGAAGTGCGTGAGGAAATGTGGCCTCACATTTAATTGCTTTCTCTGCAAAATTAAACTATATTATTAACCAACATCAAATTGAAGAAAAAGTGATTTTAACCAGTAACAATTTTGCTCTTAAAGGAGTAACAGAGTTGCAATTTTTAGCATATACACTAAACTAGCATCCTTGCTAATGACACGGggacatttaataataataataataatcagcataaaatagtgtttttttattgtcatttcttaTTGTACTTTCAAAAACATCTCCTCACTCAACAATTACATTAcagataaagcaaaaaaaacccaacagcgcttccttttcttcttcctgtgaTCTTCAGGAACGTTTCAAATAGTTCACAGGGGTGAAAGTGTTCATGGAATAGCAGAGaaagaaatgatttttttatatctacacACGTATGCAATTAAAAGAATACTGCTTTTTGAAGTCTATTTGGTAGGATTAGTTCGTGTTTAGGTGAACTTGAGTATTGGTTTTTACGAGGACTGGCCTGTGGCCAAAAAAACTACCCAATGCTGCAAAACACTGAGGCTTTTTTCTTGAATAAATAacgttttcatttatttatgatttatctTAGAATATGTAGCACCCTGGCCTCATAACCCTCTGAGAAACAACAACAGAATAAATGGAACTGGGAACATTTACCATATTAGGAAACTGGGGAGGTGAAATGGGTCAGACGGCGTGTCAGTGCGGACAGAAAGAGCAGATGTGACCCATATTATTATtgtggtttttttatatatatatatatatatatatatatatatatatatatttatttatttataacaggaTACACAGGATCAGAATGAGGGAAAGAGCTACACCACTAAACTACAGCCTCTTGGTGTCACTGGTTACTTGAGCATGTAAAGTCAAATCCTGACAAACAATTTCAtttctaatcacacacacacatgatatgACCAAAGTTTGTGGTcaacccattccacatttagtccatttttactcttataatatcccccattcttctgggaagatgttctactagattttgtggagatttcgaTGCGagggtggtagtaaagtcaggtactgatgtaggtgatatGAGGGGAGGAACCTCATATCACCGTTTTGGGGAGGAACctcatatagctggaaaagtcgtgCCCAAAACTACTGttcatataatatttaatagaaagaaaaaaaaagagagaaaaagagacagagaatgaCGCTCGCTTTCTACTGTTTAACACTGTGACCCCTTTCTGAACAGTTtgatttggggtttttttctgaaatgttccTGATAATCTCATTTGagttgttttttagttttaaattcTAATCAATCTAAAGCTGGAAAAAGAAACCTGAACTGTCAGTGGTTGTTTTGTCCACTAGGTGGCGGAATACATCACAGATCTTTTCAGCTGATGCTGGGACTCATTTAACACACTTGAATACACTTTAACACACCTGCATGAACCGTGGAGAagatctgtgtatgtgtgtgaattctTACACCGTCCACCATCCACTATATCTGCTCAACTTTCTGATAAGTGAAAGGATGAAGGATATTCACATGAGCTCACTGAGATCACGTGGCACGTCACATCCCTGCATTTCTACATCACAACCTCAAGCTCCTCAAGAAGCAATAAACCTGCAACttttaatgaattcatttattaatgaatggTTTATTCCCAGCAGCTACTGGGCTTCCATTGTCTTCATCAGAGTCACATGTCATTGATCAAATGATTCCACTAATTAGCACAcctatttaatttgtgtgtttttgtcattCGTTGCTTTTCATGTTCACGTGTTTCTTAACGTGTAGCCTTTTGTTTCGAAACCATTTGATTATGGGGTTGGATGATTTacacctttattattattattattattattattattattattattattattattattgatcatTTTAATGTTCCCTTCGTCAGAATTCACAGTTTCCTCACTTCCGTCCATGTGTCTGAGTTCTGTGTTTATATAACACTATAAACAGGTTTCCTCCATCAGTCGCTTTCGCAGAAAT includes:
- the dusp2 gene encoding dual specificity protein phosphatase 2, producing MGVIGEPVEISSQELVQMLVTPEAGGALSPVLLLDCRPFLAFSRAHICRAHNAAWNSLLRRRCSRGAESGARLDCLLADRALVARVRGGDFGHVVVLDEKSRVLAELERESLAGLLLSALQREVRAGTTRICFLQGGFDGFVSIYPELCISAPGVCGNQTTLSDSEPRVSGRTTPLYDQGGPVEILPFLFLGSAHHSSQRELLQRCGITAVINVSSSCPNLFEHELSYMTLRVEDSMAADIRVLFPKAIHFIDSVKESGGRVLVHCQAGISRSATICLAYLIHAQRVRLDEAFEFVKRRRQVISPNLAFMGQLLQFETDVLCPYTVLDSKNSTTTFQYLCSDNTDLS